Proteins encoded within one genomic window of Sphingomonas sp. KRR8:
- the frr gene encoding ribosome recycling factor, whose amino-acid sequence MPSYDKADVQRRMHGAVEALKHDLGGLRTGRASTALLDPVQVEVYGANMPLNQVATVSVPEPRLISVQVWDRSNMNAVEKAIRSAGLGINPITDGQMIRLPIPDLTEERRKELAKLASQYAEKARIAVRNVRRDAMDALKNDEKKKEISEDEHKRLDTEVQKMTDDTIKEIDGAAQAKEKEILNK is encoded by the coding sequence ATGCCCTCCTATGACAAGGCCGATGTGCAGCGCCGCATGCACGGCGCCGTGGAAGCCCTGAAGCACGACCTTGGCGGTCTGCGCACCGGGCGCGCGTCGACCGCGCTGCTCGATCCCGTCCAGGTTGAGGTGTATGGCGCGAACATGCCGCTCAACCAGGTCGCGACCGTTTCGGTGCCTGAGCCGCGGCTGATCTCGGTCCAGGTGTGGGATCGCTCGAACATGAACGCGGTCGAGAAGGCGATCCGCAGCGCCGGCCTTGGCATCAACCCGATCACCGACGGGCAGATGATCCGCCTGCCGATCCCGGATCTGACCGAGGAGCGCCGTAAGGAACTGGCCAAGCTCGCCAGCCAGTATGCGGAGAAGGCGCGCATCGCCGTTCGCAATGTCCGCCGAGACGCGATGGACGCGCTCAAGAACGACGAGAAGAAGAAGGAAATCTCCGAGGACGAGCACAAGCGGCTCGACACCGAGGTCCAGAAGATGACCGACGACACGATCAAGGAGATCGATGGCGCGGCTCAGGCCAAGGAAAAGGAAATCCTCAACAAGTGA
- the pyrH gene encoding UMP kinase, whose product MTRQRFNRILLKLSGEALMGPGQFGIDPETVAGLAAEIAAAKAQGHELCLVIGGGNIFRGMAAAARGFDRATGDYMGMLATVMNALAVQNALEKAGVDTRVQSAIPMASVSEPYVRRRALRHMEKGRIVIFAAGTGNPYFTTDTAAALRAAEMGCDALFKGTSVDGVYDADPKKVSNAKRYETLSYSRVLADNLKVMDAAAVALCRDNEIPIVVFNIRQPGNLARVLAGEGTATTVQTEGA is encoded by the coding sequence ATGACCCGCCAGCGCTTCAACCGGATCCTGCTGAAGCTGTCAGGTGAGGCGCTGATGGGGCCTGGCCAGTTCGGCATCGACCCGGAGACGGTGGCCGGCCTTGCCGCCGAGATCGCCGCCGCCAAGGCGCAGGGCCATGAGCTCTGCCTGGTGATCGGCGGGGGCAACATCTTCCGGGGCATGGCCGCCGCCGCGCGCGGCTTCGACCGGGCGACCGGCGATTACATGGGCATGCTGGCGACTGTGATGAACGCGCTTGCCGTCCAGAATGCACTCGAAAAGGCTGGCGTCGACACCCGCGTTCAGTCGGCGATTCCGATGGCCAGCGTCAGCGAACCTTATGTCCGTCGCCGCGCCCTCCGGCACATGGAGAAGGGCCGCATCGTCATTTTCGCTGCCGGCACGGGCAATCCTTATTTCACCACCGACACCGCCGCTGCCCTGCGCGCGGCCGAGATGGGCTGCGATGCCCTGTTCAAGGGCACCAGCGTCGACGGCGTCTACGATGCCGACCCCAAGAAGGTCAGCAACGCCAAGCGCTATGAAACGCTGAGCTATTCGCGCGTTCTTGCCGACAACCTCAAGGTGATGGACGCCGCCGCTGTGGCGCTTTGCCGTGACAATGAAATCCCGATCGTCGTCTTCAACATCCGCCAGCCGGGCAATCTTGCCCGCGTGCTGGCCGGCGAAGGCACCGCGACGACCGTTCAGACCGAAGGAGCTTGA
- the tsf gene encoding translation elongation factor Ts has translation MAEITAASVKELRERTGAGMMDCKKALAENNGEMEASVDWLRAKGLAAAAKKSGRTAAEGLVGVAVSGTRGAVVEVNSETDFVAKNEQFQEFVREVSQLALQTGGDVEALKGAAYPGGGTVEEKLTNNIATIGENQSLRRAALLEVAEGAVVSYVHNAVAPNMGKIGVLVALEGSAPAETLNALGKQLAMHIAAANPLALHADELDAELLERERAIANEKAKESGKPANIVEKMVEGAIAKFKKESALLSQLFVMDNKTPVSDVVSQAGKDAGAPVHLKAFIRFQLGEGIEKAQSDFAAEVAAASGVPQPVA, from the coding sequence ATGGCTGAGATCACGGCCGCCAGCGTCAAGGAGCTGCGTGAGCGCACTGGCGCGGGCATGATGGATTGCAAGAAGGCGCTGGCCGAGAACAACGGCGAAATGGAAGCGTCGGTCGACTGGCTGCGCGCCAAGGGCCTCGCTGCCGCCGCCAAGAAGTCGGGCCGCACCGCGGCCGAGGGCCTGGTCGGCGTCGCCGTCTCGGGCACCCGTGGCGCGGTCGTCGAGGTCAACTCGGAGACTGACTTCGTCGCCAAGAACGAGCAGTTCCAGGAGTTCGTCCGCGAAGTCTCGCAGCTTGCGCTGCAGACGGGCGGCGACGTCGAGGCGCTCAAGGGTGCGGCTTATCCGGGCGGTGGCACCGTCGAGGAGAAGCTGACCAACAACATCGCCACCATCGGCGAGAACCAGTCGCTTCGCCGTGCGGCGCTGCTCGAAGTCGCCGAGGGCGCTGTGGTGAGCTACGTCCACAATGCCGTCGCGCCCAACATGGGCAAGATCGGCGTGCTGGTCGCGCTCGAGGGTTCGGCTCCGGCCGAGACGCTCAACGCACTCGGCAAGCAGCTGGCGATGCACATCGCCGCCGCCAACCCGCTGGCGCTGCACGCCGACGAGCTCGACGCCGAGCTGCTGGAGCGTGAGCGTGCCATTGCCAACGAGAAAGCGAAGGAAAGCGGCAAGCCCGCCAACATCGTCGAGAAGATGGTTGAAGGCGCGATCGCCAAGTTCAAGAAGGAAAGCGCGCTGCTGAGCCAGCTGTTCGTCATGGACAACAAGACTCCGGTCAGCGACGTCGTGAGCCAAGCGGGCAAGGATGCCGGCGCTCCGGTGCACCTCAAGGCCTTCATCCGCTTCCAGCTGGGCGAGGGCATCGAGAAGGCGCAGAGCGACTTCGCCGCCGAAGTCGCCGCCGCCTCGGGCGTTCCGCAGCCGGTCGCCTGA
- the rpsB gene encoding 30S ribosomal protein S2, which yields MASTLVTLQQLLEAGAHFGHQTHRWNPRMKPYIFGDRNGVHIIDLSQSVPLFARALDFVQQSVARGGKVLFVGTKRQAQDAIADAARASGQHFVNHRWLGGMLTNWKTISNSIKRLKSLEEQLSGDTAGLTKKEVLQLTRERDKLEKSLGGIRDLGGLPDVMFVVDTNKEELAIKEANVLGIPVVAILDSNSNPQGIAFPVPGNDDASRAIRLYCEAVASAANNGKSGGAQVRGEDFGAMAEPPVEAAVA from the coding sequence ATGGCGAGCACGCTCGTCACCTTGCAGCAATTGCTCGAAGCCGGAGCTCACTTCGGCCACCAGACCCACCGCTGGAACCCGCGGATGAAGCCGTACATCTTCGGCGACCGCAATGGCGTTCACATCATCGACCTGTCGCAGTCCGTGCCGCTGTTCGCGCGCGCCCTCGACTTCGTTCAGCAGTCGGTCGCCCGCGGCGGAAAGGTGCTGTTCGTCGGCACCAAGCGCCAGGCGCAGGACGCGATCGCCGACGCGGCGCGCGCTTCGGGACAGCATTTCGTCAACCATCGCTGGCTCGGCGGCATGCTGACCAACTGGAAGACCATCTCGAACTCGATCAAGCGCCTCAAGAGCCTTGAGGAGCAGCTGTCGGGTGACACCGCCGGTCTGACCAAGAAGGAAGTCCTTCAGCTCACCCGCGAGCGCGACAAGCTCGAGAAGAGCCTCGGCGGCATCCGTGACCTTGGCGGCCTGCCGGACGTCATGTTCGTGGTCGACACCAACAAGGAAGAGCTGGCGATCAAGGAAGCCAACGTCCTGGGTATCCCGGTCGTGGCCATCCTCGACAGCAATTCCAATCCGCAGGGCATCGCCTTCCCCGTCCCGGGCAACGACGACGCCAGCCGCGCCATCCGCCTCTACTGCGAAGCGGTCGCTTCGGCTGCCAACAACGGCAAGTCCGGCGGCGCGCAGGTTCGCGGTGAGGACTTTGGCGCGATGGCCGAGCCGCCGGTCGAAGCCGCGGTCGCCTAA
- a CDS encoding phosphatidylcholine/phosphatidylserine synthase, translating into MSLAPQAPAGLTLRAMAPNAITAAALCLGLTGVRFAIGGEWDKALGSIILAGVLDGLDGRIARLLKANSKFGAELDSLSDNIAFGTAPALILFLWSLKDAPRFGWTAALALAVCCALRLARFNSRIDSIEQPHKSAGFNTGVPAPAGAGLAFMPVYLWLVSSGTGYEHWFRSWPLVMAWTLFIALLMISSIPTYSWTSFRIRRSVRLFALAAMALLVAALATEPWWTLLVVSLIYLVLIPLGLASYAKVRRRRASEARRASAVPAPDAG; encoded by the coding sequence ATGAGCCTCGCGCCGCAAGCGCCCGCTGGGCTGACGCTTCGGGCAATGGCGCCGAACGCGATTACGGCGGCGGCGCTGTGCCTTGGCTTGACGGGCGTTCGCTTCGCCATCGGCGGGGAATGGGACAAGGCGCTTGGCAGCATCATCCTGGCCGGCGTGCTCGACGGGCTCGACGGTCGGATCGCGCGGCTGCTGAAGGCCAACAGCAAGTTTGGGGCTGAGCTTGATTCGCTTTCGGATAATATCGCTTTCGGGACGGCTCCGGCGCTGATCCTGTTCCTCTGGTCATTGAAGGATGCGCCGCGATTCGGGTGGACGGCGGCACTGGCCCTGGCCGTCTGCTGCGCGCTTCGCCTCGCCCGATTCAACAGCCGGATCGATTCGATTGAGCAGCCGCACAAATCCGCCGGCTTCAACACCGGCGTGCCGGCGCCGGCCGGGGCGGGCCTCGCCTTCATGCCCGTTTACCTGTGGCTGGTGAGTTCAGGCACGGGTTACGAACACTGGTTCCGCAGTTGGCCACTGGTCATGGCCTGGACCCTATTCATCGCCCTCCTGATGATTTCGAGCATTCCGACCTACAGCTGGACATCCTTCCGCATCCGGCGGTCGGTCCGGCTGTTCGCGCTCGCGGCCATGGCCTTGCTGGTCGCAGCCCTGGCGACGGAACCGTGGTGGACGCTGCTGGTCGTGTCGTTGATCTACCTTGTGCTCATCCCGCTCGGGTTGGCGTCTTACGCGAAGGTCAGGCGGCGACGCGCCAGCGAGGCTCGGCGCGCATCGGCTGTACCCGCACCAGACGCGGGCTGA
- a CDS encoding phosphatidylserine decarboxylase, which translates to MAELPNPDSNLTNIKWRFPSVHPEGRKYVVIAAGITLLLYWLSHFLGWLMVGVTIWVAAFFRDPVRTTPLDPRLVVAPADGLVTQIKRVPAPPELRSTLGEGEFTRVSIFMSVFDVHINRSPIAGRVSRIAYIPGKFVNADLDKASEDNERQHFVVESPDGVKIGFTQIAGLVARRILAFVKEGDAVTAGERIGLIRFGSRVDVFLPAGTGSRLLLGQRSIAGETIVAELGVDPGLTGSAQ; encoded by the coding sequence ATGGCTGAACTTCCCAATCCCGACAGCAACCTGACCAACATCAAGTGGCGCTTCCCATCCGTCCATCCGGAGGGCCGCAAATATGTGGTGATCGCCGCCGGCATCACGCTCCTGCTGTATTGGCTGAGCCATTTCCTGGGCTGGCTGATGGTCGGAGTGACGATCTGGGTCGCGGCCTTCTTCCGTGATCCGGTGCGGACGACGCCGCTTGATCCCAGGCTGGTGGTCGCGCCCGCCGACGGGCTGGTCACCCAGATCAAGCGCGTTCCGGCGCCGCCCGAACTGCGCAGCACGCTGGGCGAAGGTGAGTTCACCCGCGTGTCCATCTTCATGAGCGTGTTCGACGTTCACATCAATCGCTCGCCGATCGCTGGGCGGGTGAGCCGGATCGCCTATATTCCGGGCAAGTTCGTGAACGCCGACCTCGACAAGGCCAGCGAGGATAATGAGCGCCAGCACTTCGTCGTGGAAAGCCCTGATGGAGTGAAGATCGGCTTCACCCAGATCGCCGGCCTGGTTGCCCGCCGGATTCTTGCATTCGTCAAGGAAGGCGATGCCGTCACCGCGGGTGAGCGCATCGGCCTCATTCGCTTCGGCAGCAGGGTGGACGTCTTTCTGCCCGCCGGCACCGGCTCGCGCCTGCTGCTTGGGCAGCGGTCGATCGCCGGCGAGACGATCGTCGCCGAACTCGGCGTCGATCCGGGGCTGACGGGCTCCGCCCAATGA
- a CDS encoding NADP-dependent isocitrate dehydrogenase: MAKIKVKNPVVELDGDEMTRIIWQWIRERLVLPYLDIDLKYYDLGIEHRDETEDKVTVDAANAIKQYGVGVKCATITPDEQRVEEFGLKKMWKSPNGTIRNILGGVVFREPIVIANVPRLIPGWTDPIVIGRHAFGDQYKATDFRVPGPGKLTIKFTGDDGQVIEHEVFEFESSGVAMGMYNVDESIRDFARASLNYGLNRGWPVYLSTKNTILKAYDGRFKDIFQEVYDADFKAAFEAKGIEYQHRLIDDMVASALKWSGKFVWACKNYDGDVQSDQVAQGFGSLGLMTSVLMTPDGKTVEAEAAHGTVTRHYRMHQQGKATSTNPIASIFAWTGGLKFRGQIDETPEVVKFAETLERVCVETVESGQMTKDLAILVGPDQPWMTTEQFFEAIRANLEKAMQAEGIGQAA, from the coding sequence ATGGCGAAGATCAAGGTGAAGAACCCCGTCGTCGAACTCGACGGCGATGAAATGACCCGCATCATCTGGCAATGGATCCGTGAGCGGCTGGTTCTCCCTTATCTCGACATCGACCTGAAGTATTACGACCTCGGTATCGAGCATCGTGACGAGACCGAGGACAAGGTCACGGTCGACGCCGCCAATGCGATCAAGCAATATGGCGTCGGCGTGAAGTGCGCGACCATCACTCCCGACGAGCAGCGGGTCGAGGAGTTCGGCCTCAAGAAGATGTGGAAGTCGCCCAACGGCACCATCCGCAACATTCTGGGCGGCGTGGTCTTCCGCGAGCCGATCGTCATCGCCAACGTGCCGCGGCTGATTCCGGGCTGGACCGACCCGATCGTGATCGGCCGGCACGCGTTCGGCGATCAGTACAAGGCAACTGACTTCCGCGTCCCGGGTCCGGGCAAGCTGACCATCAAGTTCACCGGCGACGACGGCCAGGTGATCGAGCATGAGGTGTTCGAATTCGAGAGCTCAGGCGTCGCCATGGGCATGTACAACGTGGACGAGAGCATCCGCGACTTCGCTCGCGCCAGCCTCAACTACGGTCTTAACCGCGGCTGGCCCGTGTACCTCAGCACCAAGAACACCATCCTCAAGGCTTATGACGGCCGCTTCAAGGACATCTTCCAGGAAGTCTATGACGCGGACTTCAAGGCGGCGTTCGAGGCCAAGGGCATCGAATATCAGCACCGCCTGATCGACGATATGGTCGCCTCCGCCCTCAAGTGGAGCGGCAAGTTCGTCTGGGCCTGCAAGAATTACGACGGCGACGTCCAGTCGGACCAGGTCGCGCAGGGCTTCGGCTCGCTTGGTCTGATGACCAGCGTGCTGATGACTCCGGACGGCAAGACGGTGGAGGCCGAGGCCGCGCACGGCACCGTCACCCGCCATTACCGCATGCACCAGCAGGGCAAGGCGACCTCGACCAATCCGATCGCCTCCATCTTCGCCTGGACCGGTGGCCTCAAGTTCCGCGGCCAGATTGATGAGACGCCCGAGGTGGTGAAGTTCGCCGAAACGCTCGAGCGCGTTTGCGTCGAGACGGTCGAGTCCGGTCAGATGACCAAGGATCTCGCCATCCTGGTCGGGCCGGACCAGCCGTGGATGACCACCGAGCAGTTCTTCGAGGCGATCCGCGCCAACCTCGAAAAGGCCATGCAGGCCGAGGGAATTGGCCAAGCGGCCTGA
- a CDS encoding DUF2945 domain-containing protein, which yields MAEKTFKAGDKVQWDSSGGHSVGKVEKKLTSPMMIKGHKVAASKDNPEYLVKSDKSGKEAAHKPGELKKA from the coding sequence ATGGCAGAAAAGACGTTCAAGGCGGGCGACAAGGTGCAGTGGGATTCGAGCGGTGGCCACTCGGTCGGCAAGGTCGAGAAGAAGCTGACCAGTCCGATGATGATCAAGGGCCACAAGGTCGCCGCGTCGAAGGACAATCCAGAATATCTGGTCAAGAGCGACAAGAGCGGAAAGGAAGCCGCGCACAAGCCAGGCGAACTGAAGAAGGCCTGA
- a CDS encoding cation:proton antiporter: MADGIQISPALSDALTVLGAAGVVIPAFSRLRISPVLGFILTGVIGGPFLLGGMTGQYPWLKAFSITNPHGIEPFAEFGILLLLFAVGLEISFRRLHAMRQTVFGLGGLQMLLTGLLLGAGLAMGTNVGPAVVLGLALAMSSTALVLPIAGTTTQVGRAALAILLFQDLSLVPLLFLLDGGASSNSLLTTLAAGAAVVGGLLIAGRFMLPPLFAQAARTKSPELFFSISLLVLMLCSIATDWVGLGASLGALLAGLLIAETDYHAEVEVITAPLRGLALGVFLITVGLRLDLPAIAAQWPLLIGALAVVLLVKTGVTMALLRWRGRRRGVAVEAALLLSSPSELTLIVLGAAAAAGVISTAQAGFWTIITALGLTVTPLLAAFGRRLSRRIDPDALSSGTGNTAGLTLIFGFGRVGRLVADMLDTHGKPYLAVEGDIDAVAAARDAGYRVIFGDVAKGDAVERFGLRDAAALVLTMDDPVLANRLTRTIRAACPRLTIVSRARDGAHAAQLYKAGATDAVPETMEGSLQISEAVLVDIGVAMGPVIASIHEKRCELRALIREEGELSEEPALGRRRQELSGG, encoded by the coding sequence ATGGCCGACGGCATTCAGATCAGTCCGGCGCTCTCAGACGCGCTGACAGTGCTCGGTGCAGCGGGCGTGGTGATCCCCGCTTTCTCGAGGCTCAGGATCTCGCCGGTCTTGGGCTTCATCCTCACCGGTGTGATCGGTGGACCGTTTCTGCTGGGCGGCATGACTGGCCAGTACCCATGGCTCAAGGCCTTCAGCATCACGAACCCCCACGGGATCGAGCCCTTCGCCGAGTTCGGCATTCTCTTGCTGCTATTCGCCGTCGGGCTGGAAATCAGCTTCCGCCGGCTCCACGCCATGCGCCAGACGGTGTTTGGTCTCGGCGGGTTGCAGATGCTGCTGACCGGCCTGTTGCTCGGCGCTGGCTTGGCGATGGGCACGAACGTCGGTCCGGCTGTCGTGCTCGGCCTCGCGCTGGCCATGAGTTCCACCGCACTGGTGCTCCCCATTGCCGGAACGACGACGCAGGTCGGTCGCGCCGCCCTGGCGATCCTGCTGTTCCAGGACTTGAGCCTGGTCCCGCTCCTCTTCCTCCTGGACGGCGGGGCCAGCTCCAATTCCTTGCTGACCACGCTCGCGGCTGGAGCGGCGGTCGTCGGCGGCCTGCTGATCGCCGGGCGCTTCATGCTTCCGCCGCTGTTCGCCCAGGCCGCGCGCACGAAGAGCCCCGAACTATTCTTCTCCATCAGCCTGCTGGTGCTGATGTTGTGCAGCATCGCCACCGATTGGGTCGGGCTCGGCGCAAGCCTCGGCGCGCTGCTCGCCGGATTGCTGATCGCCGAAACCGACTATCACGCCGAGGTGGAGGTGATCACCGCCCCTCTGCGCGGCCTTGCCCTGGGCGTATTCCTGATCACCGTCGGTCTTCGCCTCGATCTTCCCGCGATCGCTGCGCAATGGCCGCTACTGATCGGGGCACTTGCCGTGGTGCTGCTGGTCAAGACAGGCGTCACCATGGCGCTTCTACGCTGGCGCGGCCGCCGCCGGGGTGTCGCGGTCGAGGCGGCGCTGCTGTTGTCGAGCCCGTCGGAGCTGACGCTAATCGTGCTCGGCGCGGCGGCTGCGGCAGGGGTCATCAGCACTGCCCAGGCCGGTTTCTGGACCATCATCACTGCTTTGGGGTTGACGGTAACGCCGCTGCTGGCGGCCTTTGGCCGACGGCTCTCGCGCCGGATCGACCCGGATGCGCTCAGCAGCGGCACTGGCAACACGGCCGGGCTGACGCTGATCTTTGGCTTTGGCCGGGTGGGACGACTCGTGGCCGACATGCTCGACACCCATGGCAAGCCATATCTCGCGGTGGAGGGCGACATCGACGCCGTCGCGGCGGCGCGTGATGCTGGCTACCGCGTGATCTTCGGTGACGTCGCCAAGGGCGATGCCGTGGAGCGGTTCGGTCTTCGCGATGCGGCGGCGTTGGTGCTGACGATGGACGATCCGGTGCTCGCCAATCGCCTGACCCGCACCATAAGGGCCGCCTGCCCTCGGCTGACCATCGTCTCCCGCGCGAGGGACGGCGCCCATGCCGCCCAGCTGTACAAGGCCGGTGCGACCGACGCCGTGCCCGAAACGATGGAGGGCAGCCTTCAAATCAGCGAGGCCGTGCTGGTCGACATCGGGGTCGCCATGGGACCGGTCATCGCCTCCATCCACGAGAAGCGCTGTGAACTGCGTGCGCTCATCCGGGAGGAAGGCGAGCTCAGCGAGGAGCCGGCGCTGGGCCGGCGCAGACAGGAACTCAGCGGCGGGTAA
- the alaS gene encoding alanine--tRNA ligase: MTSTNDIRRSFLDYFEGQGHARVPSAPLVPHNDPTLMFVNAGMVPFKNVFTGLESRPYSTATSSQKCVRAGGKHNDLDNVGYTARHHTFFEMLGNFSFGDYFKERAIELAWGLLTKEWGLSRDRLTVTVYHTDDEAFGLWQRIAGLPDHRIIRIATKDNFWAMGPDGPSGPCSEIFFDHGDHIPGGPPGSPDEDGDRFVEIWNLVFMQHLQENDQIVSDLPRPSIDTGMGLERVAAVLQGVHDNYDTDTFKALIHASEELTKTKAEGAQQASHRVIADHLRSSGFLVADGVLPANEGRGYVLRRIMRRAMRHAHLLGAAEPLMHRLVPALVAEMGAAYPELVRAQPLIEATLRQEETRFRQTLTNGLRLLDEATASLEAGGTLPGETAFKLYDTFGFPYDLTEDALRAQNLAVDRAGFDAAMAEQKARARAAWKGSGEKASDEVWFDVLEEVGPTEFTGYSGHSGEGVVVAIVKEGKRANEIDRNDGGYIVVNQTPFYAESGGQVGDTGVLVSSGGAHGTVLVTDKLLGKLHALYVKVNDAPLRVGDTVKMQVDEERRRAIRANHSATHLLHAALRHRLGTHVSQKGSLVAPDRLRFDFSHPSALTADDISAIEAEVNAHIRHNQPVTTRLMTPDEAIAEGAMALFGEKYGDEVRVLSMGLDSDRTYSVELCGGTHVNALGDIALFKIISESAVSSGVRRIEALTGEAARQWLIARDQRLRDIAASLKAAPDEAPARVAALVEQARKLERELAEARKQLAMGGGGAAQASGPEDVAGFQFIGRVVEGLDPKALRPEIDALKKQLGSGVSALIVVNDGRASVAAGVTDDLLGQVSAVELVKAAVAALGGQGGGGRPDMAQGGGPDGSKAAEALTAIKEVLAKVSV; the protein is encoded by the coding sequence ATGACTTCGACCAACGACATCCGCCGCAGCTTTCTCGATTACTTCGAAGGGCAAGGCCACGCCCGTGTGCCCTCGGCGCCGCTGGTGCCGCATAACGACCCGACCCTGATGTTCGTCAACGCCGGGATGGTGCCGTTCAAGAACGTGTTCACGGGCTTGGAAAGCCGGCCGTACTCGACCGCGACCAGCAGCCAGAAGTGCGTCCGGGCGGGCGGCAAGCACAACGACCTCGACAATGTCGGCTACACCGCGCGCCACCACACCTTTTTCGAGATGCTCGGCAATTTCTCGTTCGGAGATTACTTCAAGGAACGCGCGATCGAGCTGGCCTGGGGCCTGCTGACGAAGGAGTGGGGCCTGTCGCGCGACCGGCTGACGGTCACCGTTTACCATACGGACGACGAAGCGTTCGGGCTGTGGCAACGGATCGCCGGGCTTCCCGATCACCGCATCATCCGCATCGCCACCAAGGACAATTTCTGGGCGATGGGTCCGGACGGCCCAAGTGGTCCCTGTTCCGAAATCTTCTTCGACCACGGCGACCATATTCCGGGCGGCCCTCCCGGCAGCCCGGACGAGGATGGCGATCGCTTCGTCGAGATCTGGAACCTCGTGTTCATGCAGCACCTGCAGGAGAACGATCAGATCGTCTCCGACCTGCCGCGGCCGTCGATCGACACCGGCATGGGGCTGGAGCGGGTCGCCGCTGTGTTGCAGGGCGTGCACGACAATTATGACACGGACACCTTCAAGGCGCTGATCCACGCTTCGGAAGAGTTGACGAAGACCAAGGCGGAAGGCGCCCAGCAGGCCTCGCACCGGGTCATCGCCGACCACCTGCGCTCATCGGGCTTCCTGGTGGCCGACGGTGTGCTGCCGGCCAATGAGGGCAGGGGCTATGTCCTGCGCCGCATCATGCGCCGAGCGATGCGCCATGCGCATCTCCTCGGAGCAGCCGAGCCGCTGATGCACCGCCTCGTGCCCGCATTGGTCGCCGAGATGGGCGCTGCCTATCCCGAGCTGGTCCGTGCCCAGCCGTTGATCGAGGCCACGCTGCGACAGGAAGAGACCCGCTTCCGCCAGACGCTGACAAACGGCTTGCGGCTCCTCGACGAGGCGACGGCATCACTTGAGGCGGGCGGGACGCTGCCGGGCGAGACCGCGTTCAAGCTCTACGACACTTTTGGCTTCCCGTACGACCTGACCGAAGACGCGCTCCGGGCGCAGAACCTCGCGGTCGATCGCGCCGGGTTCGACGCCGCCATGGCCGAGCAAAAAGCGCGTGCGCGCGCTGCCTGGAAGGGCTCGGGCGAGAAGGCGTCGGACGAAGTTTGGTTCGACGTTTTGGAAGAAGTCGGCCCGACCGAGTTTACCGGATATAGCGGCCACAGCGGCGAGGGCGTCGTGGTCGCAATCGTTAAGGAAGGTAAGCGAGCGAACGAAATTGATCGGAACGACGGCGGCTATATCGTCGTCAATCAAACCCCATTCTACGCCGAGAGTGGCGGCCAGGTTGGTGACACGGGAGTTCTCGTGAGCAGTGGCGGGGCTCACGGAACAGTCTTGGTGACCGACAAATTGCTCGGCAAATTACATGCGCTGTACGTCAAGGTTAATGATGCGCCGTTGAGGGTCGGCGACACAGTGAAAATGCAGGTCGACGAGGAGCGCCGCCGCGCCATCCGCGCCAACCATTCGGCGACCCACCTGCTCCACGCCGCGCTGCGCCACCGGCTCGGCACTCACGTCAGCCAGAAGGGCAGTCTAGTCGCACCGGATCGCCTGCGCTTCGACTTTTCGCATCCGTCGGCACTGACCGCCGACGACATCAGCGCGATCGAAGCCGAGGTGAACGCCCACATTCGCCACAACCAGCCGGTCACCACCCGGCTGATGACGCCCGACGAGGCGATCGCCGAGGGCGCGATGGCGCTGTTCGGCGAGAAATATGGCGACGAGGTACGCGTGCTCTCGATGGGTCTCGACAGCGACAGGACCTATTCGGTGGAGCTGTGCGGCGGCACCCACGTCAACGCGCTGGGCGATATCGCGCTGTTCAAGATCATCTCGGAGAGCGCGGTCAGCTCGGGCGTTCGCCGGATCGAGGCGCTGACCGGGGAAGCGGCGCGGCAGTGGCTGATCGCCCGCGACCAGCGGCTGCGCGACATCGCTGCAAGCCTCAAGGCCGCACCCGACGAGGCGCCGGCGCGTGTCGCCGCGCTCGTCGAGCAGGCCCGCAAGCTCGAGCGCGAGTTGGCCGAAGCCCGCAAGCAGCTCGCCATGGGCGGCGGCGGCGCGGCGCAGGCCAGTGGACCTGAGGACGTGGCCGGCTTCCAGTTCATCGGCCGTGTTGTCGAAGGGCTCGATCCCAAGGCGCTTCGTCCCGAGATTGACGCGCTCAAGAAGCAGCTGGGCTCCGGCGTCTCCGCGCTGATCGTGGTGAATGACGGTCGCGCCAGCGTGGCAGCGGGCGTCACCGACGACCTGCTCGGCCAGGTCTCGGCCGTCGAGCTCGTCAAGGCCGCCGTGGCGGCATTAGGCGGGCAGGGTGGCGGCGGTCGTCCCGACATGGCGCAGGGTGGCGGCCCCGATGGCAGCAAGGCGGCCGAAGCACTGACCGCCATTAAGGAAGTGTTGGCAAAGGTCAGCGTCTAA